A single region of the Musa acuminata AAA Group cultivar baxijiao chromosome BXJ1-11, Cavendish_Baxijiao_AAA, whole genome shotgun sequence genome encodes:
- the LOC103970253 gene encoding peroxidase 5 codes for MALGGGIVLLAFVVALCLYATGAEPQLEVGFYSYSCPAAELLVKEEVEKALQDDPGVGADLLRMHFHDCFVRGCDGSILLNSTKGNTAEKDARVNTDLEGFDVIDTIKEKLEAACKGVVSCADILAFASRDSIVHYGGVPYKVPSGRRDGRVSIAADTSILPSPKLGLSELTKLFISKGLSQNDMITLSGAHTVGIAHCDAFSNRLYNGDATLDQNYAAYLKTQCPPGSNNTVSMDPKTPRKFDNLYYRLILKNQALFTSDQTLVSTQGTATQVKRLAESYKRFQKKFADSIVKMGAIEVLTGSEGEIRADCKVVN; via the exons ATGGCTTTGGGAGGAGGAATTGTGCTGCTGGCCTTCGTCGTGGCCTTGTGCCTGTACGCCACCGGGGCGGAACCACAGCTCGAAGTCGGGTTCTACTCCTACAGCTGCCCTGCAGCTGAGCTCCTTGTGAAGGAGGAGGTTGAGAAGGCTCTCCAGGACGACCCTGGCGTCGGCGCCGACCTCCTCAGGATGCACTTCCATGACTGCTTCGTGAGG GGCTGTGATGGTTCGATTCTTCTTAATTCGACGAAGGGCAACACTGCGGAGAAGGATGCACGAGTCAACACGGACCTTGAAGGATTTGATGTCATCGACACCATCAAGGAAAAGTTGGAAGCTGCCTGCAAAGGAGTTGTCTCGTGCGCAGACATTCTTGCATTCGCCTCCAGAGACAGTATCGTCCAT TACGGAGGAGTTCCCTACAAAGTCCCTTCAGGAAGAAGAGATGGAAGGGTGTCCATTGCAGCCGACACAAGCATTCTCCCTTCCCCAAAATTAGGCCTCTCCGAGCTCACCAAGTTATTTATCTCGAAAGGATTGAGCCAAAATGACATGATCACTCTCTCGG GAGCGCACACTGTCGGGATTGCGCACTGCGACGCCTTCTCCAACAGGCTGTACAACGGAGACGCGACGCTGGACCAGAACTACGCAGCCTACCTGAAGACGCAGTGCCCGCCAGGGAGCAACAACACGGTGTCGATGGATCCCAAAACCCCTCGCAAGTTCGACAACCTTTACTACCGCTTAATCCTGAAGAACCAAGCGCTGTTCACCTCCGACCAGACCCTGGTCTCGACGCAGGGCACGGCGACGCAGGTGAAGCGGCTCGCCGAGAGCTACAAGCGCTTCCAGAAGAAGTTCGCAGATTCGATAGTGAAGATGGGGGCGATCGAAGTCCTCACGGGGAGCGAGGGAGAGATACGCGCCGATTGCAAAGTGGTCAACTGA
- the LOC135585442 gene encoding transcription factor bHLH57-like isoform X1, protein MEQLGGPINDSLLVREELNSVCMEPGAASARFSEHPEMRYESLFSRQMPFLQLLQGAMQAEDETEEEKVELQLQQYQHQSLFTSCAQESNIELLLRLQRQNCLEQLRTPERDKARAVEQLESCITHTSESETRGTVHHKHPVAVTTTGPTRSAAAAWPNERRKRKRPRQASTSKSPEEAESQRMTHIAVERNRRRLMNDHLATLRSLMPSSYVQRGDQASIVGGAIEFVKELEHHLLSHQYEKRLRASAAVRSRSNDDEQCHASTLHDGFFISPQYTGYSQWKRRRGDGKGDEAQQENATGMDVEATLVQGHVNLKVAGRRRRGQLVRAIAAMEELRLSVLHLNIICLEPSSILYSLNLKMEEECKLGSADEVATAVHQIFSYINAC, encoded by the exons ATGGAGCAGCTCGGAGGACCCATTAATGATTCCCTT TTGGTCAGGGAAGAGTTGAACTCGGTGTGCATGGAACCAGGAGCAGCGAGCGCCAGGTTTTCCGAGCATCCTGAAATGAGATATGAGAGCCTGTTCTCTCGCCAAATGCCTTTCCTTCAACTACTCCAGGGAGCCATGCAAGCAGAGGACGAGACGGAGGAAGAGAAAGTCGAGCTCCAACTGCAACAATATCAACACCAAAGTTTATTCACTTCTTGCGCACAAGAATCCAACATCGAGCTCCTGCTCCGGTTACAGAGACAAAACTGCCTCGAGCAACTGCGGACACCGGAGAGGGACAAGGCCCGTGCGGTGGAGCAGCTGGAGAGCTGCATCACCCACACATCCGAGTCGGAGACGAGAGGCACAGTTCACCATAAGCATCCTGTGGCGGTAACCACGACGGGGCCCACGAGATCTGCGGCTGCAGCCTGGCCGAACGagcggaggaagaggaagcggcCGCGGCAGGCTTCGACGTCCAAGAGCCCGGAGGAGGCGGAGAGCCAAAGAATGACGCACATTGCGGTGGAGCGCAACCGCCGGCGGCTCATGAACGATCACCTCGCTACTCTCCGCTCCCTGATGCCATCTTCCTACGTCCAACGC GGAGACCAGGCGTCCATCGTCGGTGGTGCCATCGAGTTCGTTAAGGAGCTCGAGCACCACCTCCTCTCCCACCAATACGAGAAGCGGTTGCGGGCGTCGGCCGCTGTCCGGTCGAGGTCGAACGACGACGAACAATGCCATGCTTCCACTCTGCACGACGGGTTCTTCATCTCGCCACAATACACGGGCTACTCGCAGTGGAAGCGGCGACGGGGCGACGGTAAAGGAGACGAAGCGCAGCAGGAGAATGCAACGGGGATGGACGTGGAAGCGACGTTGGTGCAAGGCCATGTGAACTTGAAGGTCGCCGGGCGGCGACGGCGAGGGCAGCTGGTGCGAGCCATTGCGGCCATGGAGGAACTCCGTCTCTCAGTCCTCCATCTCAACATCATCTGCCTCGAACCATCCTCCATACTTTACTCCCTTAACCTGAAG ATGGAGGAGGAGTGCAAGTTGGGGTCAGCGGATGAGGTTGCGACGGCGGTGCACCAGATCTTCAGCTACATCAACGCCTGCTGA
- the LOC135585442 gene encoding transcription factor bHLH57-like isoform X2, with protein MEPGAASARFSEHPEMRYESLFSRQMPFLQLLQGAMQAEDETEEEKVELQLQQYQHQSLFTSCAQESNIELLLRLQRQNCLEQLRTPERDKARAVEQLESCITHTSESETRGTVHHKHPVAVTTTGPTRSAAAAWPNERRKRKRPRQASTSKSPEEAESQRMTHIAVERNRRRLMNDHLATLRSLMPSSYVQRGDQASIVGGAIEFVKELEHHLLSHQYEKRLRASAAVRSRSNDDEQCHASTLHDGFFISPQYTGYSQWKRRRGDGKGDEAQQENATGMDVEATLVQGHVNLKVAGRRRRGQLVRAIAAMEELRLSVLHLNIICLEPSSILYSLNLKMEEECKLGSADEVATAVHQIFSYINAC; from the exons ATGGAACCAGGAGCAGCGAGCGCCAGGTTTTCCGAGCATCCTGAAATGAGATATGAGAGCCTGTTCTCTCGCCAAATGCCTTTCCTTCAACTACTCCAGGGAGCCATGCAAGCAGAGGACGAGACGGAGGAAGAGAAAGTCGAGCTCCAACTGCAACAATATCAACACCAAAGTTTATTCACTTCTTGCGCACAAGAATCCAACATCGAGCTCCTGCTCCGGTTACAGAGACAAAACTGCCTCGAGCAACTGCGGACACCGGAGAGGGACAAGGCCCGTGCGGTGGAGCAGCTGGAGAGCTGCATCACCCACACATCCGAGTCGGAGACGAGAGGCACAGTTCACCATAAGCATCCTGTGGCGGTAACCACGACGGGGCCCACGAGATCTGCGGCTGCAGCCTGGCCGAACGagcggaggaagaggaagcggcCGCGGCAGGCTTCGACGTCCAAGAGCCCGGAGGAGGCGGAGAGCCAAAGAATGACGCACATTGCGGTGGAGCGCAACCGCCGGCGGCTCATGAACGATCACCTCGCTACTCTCCGCTCCCTGATGCCATCTTCCTACGTCCAACGC GGAGACCAGGCGTCCATCGTCGGTGGTGCCATCGAGTTCGTTAAGGAGCTCGAGCACCACCTCCTCTCCCACCAATACGAGAAGCGGTTGCGGGCGTCGGCCGCTGTCCGGTCGAGGTCGAACGACGACGAACAATGCCATGCTTCCACTCTGCACGACGGGTTCTTCATCTCGCCACAATACACGGGCTACTCGCAGTGGAAGCGGCGACGGGGCGACGGTAAAGGAGACGAAGCGCAGCAGGAGAATGCAACGGGGATGGACGTGGAAGCGACGTTGGTGCAAGGCCATGTGAACTTGAAGGTCGCCGGGCGGCGACGGCGAGGGCAGCTGGTGCGAGCCATTGCGGCCATGGAGGAACTCCGTCTCTCAGTCCTCCATCTCAACATCATCTGCCTCGAACCATCCTCCATACTTTACTCCCTTAACCTGAAG ATGGAGGAGGAGTGCAAGTTGGGGTCAGCGGATGAGGTTGCGACGGCGGTGCACCAGATCTTCAGCTACATCAACGCCTGCTGA
- the LOC103970255 gene encoding flavanone 3-dioxygenase 2, giving the protein MADQLLSTVTYHETLPENYVRPESQRPRLTQVISDANIPIIDLGSPDKSRIISQIGKACQSYGFFQVVNHGIDTELMVKMMAISLEFFRLPPEEKAKLYSDDPAKKMRLSTSFNVRKEAVHNWRDYLRLHCYPLEEYVPGWPSNPSSFKEVVSTYCKEVRRLGFRLLGALSLSLGLEEEYIERVLGQQEQHMAINYYPRCPEPELTYGLPAHTDPNALTILLQQPNVAGLQVLKDGKWIAVEPRPNAFVINIGDQLQALSNARFKSVWHRAVVNSDTERMSVASFLCPCNTAIISPPEKLLAEGSPAVYRSYTYDEYYNKFWSRNLDDEHCLELFKGEKSQSGGLSGPCKSST; this is encoded by the exons ATGGCGGATCAGCTCCTCTCCACCGTAACTTACCACGAGACCCTTCCGGAGAACTACGTAAGGCCAGAGTCTCAAAGACCTCGTCTCACACAGGTCATCAGCGACGCAAACATCCCCATCATCGATCTCGGTTCACCGGATAAGTCCCGAATCATCTCCCAGATAGGGAAAGCCTGCCAATCCTATGGCTTCTTCCAG GTTGTGAACCATGGAATCGATACTGAATTGATGGTGAAGATGATGGCTATTAGTCTGGAATTCTTCCGTCTACCTCCCGAGGAGAAGGCGAAGCTCTACTCCGATGACCCGGCCAAGAAAATGAGGCTCTCCACGAGCTTTAATGTCAGAAAGGAGGCGGTACACAACTGGAGGGACTACCTCCGGCTTCACTGCTATCCTCTGGAGGAGTACGTTCCCGGCTGGCCTTCTAATCCctcttcattcaa GGAAGTGGTGAGCACCTACTGTAAGGAAGTTCGTCGACTGGGATTTCGGCTCCTTGGAGCATTATCATTGAGCTTAGGTTTGGAGGAGGAGTACATCGAACGGGTGCTGGGACAGCAGGAGCAGCATATGGCCATCAACTACTACCCAAGGTGCCCGGAACCGGAGCTCACATATGGCCTGCCCGCACACACTGATCCAAATGCCCTCACCATTCTTCTCCAGCAGCCCAACGTGGCTGGCTTGCAGGTTCTCAAGGACGGCAAATGGATCGCAGTGGAACCCAGACCGAATGCGTTTGTGATCAACATCGGTGACCAACTACAG GCATTAAGCAACGCCAGATTCAAGAGCGTTTGGCACCGAGCTGTCGTCAACTCGGACACCGAAAGGATGTCTGTGGCGTCCTTCCTCTGTCCATGTAACACCGCGATCATTAGCCCTCCGGAGAAGCTCCTTGCCGAGGGATCACCAGCGGTCTACAGGAGCTACACATACGACGAGTACTACAACAAGTTTTGGAGCAGAAACCTGGATGACGAACATTGCTTGGAGCTTTTCAAAGGGGAGAAGAGCCAATCAGGTGGACTGAGCGGCCCCTGCAAAAGCTCGACATGA
- the LOC135596374 gene encoding uncharacterized protein LOC135596374: protein MQLQLEAEPSIFHLEISIPSLVCALSVFIDKRKEKRRELKVKRQQPERETILNAIAVERSSAFPSNLLMGLRLKPHLLFLLVISLSSPSHQLQDPALIDRIVRDSAFRSYLTDHHKTAVVYNVSLPPSVSGATVETVRYRTSSLRRHGASVNEFHVAPGVVVHPHSKRLILVIQNLGNLSSVYGSYRNISRFQLVSPVLGLLFYRAASIRNSSIPPELEILVTKRPITVDFSGLEQSTKGRRVLCALFELDGKLSLSNVTRSNACSARSQGHFALVVETIDNAGGGEEMKLSGWKVVVVSVAAGAFSAVLLGLIVVAMVTAKWKRLRTAEMERRAYEEEALQISMVGHVRAPTAAMVRTTPRLENEDAPSW from the coding sequence ATGCAACTGCAACTGGAAGCAGAACCCTCGATCTTCCATTTGGAGATCTCCATTCCGTCCTTGGTCTGCGCCTTGTCGGTCTTTATCGACAAACGAAAGGAAAAGAGACGAGAACTGAAGGTAAAAAGGCAACAGCCAGAAAGAGAGACGATTCTCAATGCTATTGCGGTGGAGAGGAGCAGTGCTTTTCCTAGCAACCTATTGATGGGTCTTCGCTTGAAGCCtcacctcctcttccttctcgtcATCAGTCTCTCGTCTCCTTCGCACCAACTCCAGGACCCTGCCCTCATCGACCGGATAGTGAGAGACTCAGCCTTCCGATCCTATCTCACCGACCACCACAAGACGGCCGTCGTCTACAATGTCTCACTCCCTCCCAGCGTCTCCGGGGCGACCGTGGAGACTGTGCGGTATCGGACTAGTAGCTTGAGGCGTCACGGCGCCTCGGTCAATGAGTTCCATGTCGCGCCAGGCGTCGTCGTTCATCCCCACTCTAAGAGGCTCATCCTGGTGATTCAGAACCTGGGCAACCTCTCTTCCGTGTACGGCAGCTACAGGAACATATCGAGGTTTCAACTGGTCTCTCCGGTGCTGGGCCTTCTATTCTACAGAGCAGCGAGCATTCGCAATTCTTCGATTCCACCTGAGCTGGAGATCTTGGTGACGAAGAGACCCATCACAGTAGATTTTTCGGGATTGGAGCAGAGCACCAAGGGACGGCGAGTGCTCTGCGCGCTGTTCGAGTTGGACGGCAAACTGAGCCTATCGAACGTGACCCGCAGCAATGCATGTAGTGCGCGAAGTCAGGGCCACTTTGCCCTGGTAGTCGAGACCATTGACAATGCCGGTGGTGGAGAGGAGATGAAGCTGAGCGGATGGAAGGTAGTCGTGGTCAGCGTTGCGGCGGGTGCCTTCAGCGCAGTGCTCTTAGGACTAATCGTGGTGGCCATGGTGACGGCGAAGTGGAAGAGGTTGCGGACTGCGGAGATGGAGAGAAGAGCGTACGAGGAGGAGGCACTGCAGATCTCCATGGTGGGTCATGTCAGGGCACCTACAGCGGCGATGGTTCGGACCACCCCACGTCTGGAGAACGAAGATGCGCCATCTTGGTGA